In one Leptospiraceae bacterium genomic region, the following are encoded:
- a CDS encoding flagellar protein FlbB produces MTEKSRIFYLVLLIFFLLVIGFFLFDYYQFIEADEIFPILAKKPAVVQWDKESPTEMEKIEFQKKEEKLKEEREELELIRKELDQEKGKLKAQREELEQLKNNIRVKEKRLKEQEKESETREEQIRIIAQKVSSMPPAKAVEMLVNWPDTDIIEVFKQMDKNAEEEGRQTITTYLLTLFEPARRSVLANKWLDSDANKVPIIIPDNYNSE; encoded by the coding sequence ATGACAGAAAAGTCCAGAATATTTTATTTGGTTCTCCTCATCTTCTTCTTACTTGTGATTGGTTTTTTCTTATTTGATTATTACCAGTTTATTGAAGCTGATGAGATTTTCCCCATCCTGGCAAAAAAGCCTGCCGTGGTTCAGTGGGATAAAGAATCTCCAACTGAAATGGAAAAAATCGAATTCCAGAAGAAGGAAGAAAAGCTCAAAGAGGAGAGAGAAGAACTCGAACTTATTCGTAAAGAACTGGATCAGGAAAAAGGTAAACTAAAAGCCCAGAGAGAAGAGCTGGAACAGTTAAAAAATAATATTCGAGTAAAAGAAAAACGACTGAAAGAGCAGGAAAAAGAATCCGAAACCCGTGAAGAACAGATTAGAATTATCGCTCAAAAAGTTTCCAGTATGCCTCCCGCAAAAGCTGTAGAAATGCTGGTAAACTGGCCGGATACCGATATTATTGAAGTTTTTAAACAGATGGATAAAAACGCTGAAGAAGAAGGAAGGCAAACCATTACGACCTACCTTCTCACTTTGTTTGAACCGGCAAGGCGTTCTGTTTTAGCCAATAAGTGGCTGGATAGTGATGCGAATAAGGTCCCCATTATTATCCCGGATAATTATAACTCTGAATAA